In the genome of Rhizobium sp. NXC24, one region contains:
- the msuE gene encoding FMN reductase has product MPQTKIIGFSGNITRPSTTRTFVDHIVGQLAIKTRAVAQSFDVDDLGPSLLKAKRLDDLNVQARGVVDQMLEADVLVVGSPTYKGSYTGLFKHFFDLLDPTSLRGKPIIIAATGGGERHSLVVEHQLRPLFGFFEALAMPTAIYATRKDFAHGEVISEAIRMRVGRAVEEAADAIA; this is encoded by the coding sequence ATGCCGCAAACGAAGATAATTGGCTTCTCGGGCAACATAACACGACCGTCCACGACGCGCACATTCGTCGACCATATCGTTGGGCAACTGGCAATCAAAACGCGAGCGGTGGCGCAGTCCTTCGATGTCGATGACCTTGGACCTTCACTGTTGAAAGCCAAACGGCTAGACGACCTCAACGTTCAAGCGCGCGGCGTCGTAGACCAGATGCTGGAGGCAGACGTCCTAGTTGTAGGCTCACCCACCTACAAGGGCAGTTACACTGGCCTATTCAAGCACTTTTTCGATTTGCTCGACCCAACATCGCTGAGGGGCAAGCCTATCATCATCGCTGCGACGGGCGGGGGCGAGCGTCATTCGCTTGTCGTCGAACATCAGTTGCGCCCTCTGTTCGGGTTCTTTGAAGCTCTTGCGATGCCGACCGCAATCTATGCCACCCGTAAGGACTTCGCCCACGGGGAGGTGATTTCCGAGGCCATCCGCATGCGTGTCGGCCGGGCTGTCGAGGAAGCGGCCGACGCAATAGCATGA